The Saprospiraceae bacterium genome includes a window with the following:
- a CDS encoding gliding motility-associated C-terminal domain-containing protein: protein MKLNKLRFQFLVLGVLLGSSKGLFGQSSTFQIGLDSTFILDFAVGPDSTIFILKAKTNLQNFKFEVGLAILNKNGQVIRSKKIELADVYTLLLHGNKILVNKDGSIYLFLHYSKSVQSWKILVYLDKNFNVLHKYNNLVPTNNGNHYFSTESNVLKSRILWLPNIPPKELNTVIVQHNLIDDKFVFENFELSNRQYGIILRDAAFIADHSYLIHAESQNSRTVHFSLTKFNNISKENTIHRFNFDPYDINSDNDNNLILLGRNAIGEIIIGKYTAELQLVWSKRVSISQKWSDYLLQNSLVTDTEGNIYLNIKESLPELNIGTKLLKLDKNGNLIYHKIILDATHKGVNDAQIFDNHLLFSLGLDLSTFMRKLPLSGDADDCVSIPVCTEIEDFDAQLFKTDYYLVKIGETVPTTDIDITILPDETETFHYCEPFLPPNPIFDIFSHQFCVGDTLLIDTSLVYKYGLSEWTLTVENNPKIQDKKYPEPFILDKSGQYSVQHRLIFGGCEYIDTLQIKVVEPINDQLPKKITICENEAKTLSLPQDSANDILWSDGTNSNTLTIVEAGNYSVNYKDNNGCMKTENIMSNIKYLPTIQLGDDINPCKDSLVVINIPKENYSRIMWSDGTDDNQKVIANEGRYMVTITNECGEASDEIYIEYKDCSSTFEYSNIFSPNGDGNNDQFVLMGDNISEISIRFYDRWGNLVYKNDYEDGSNITWDGKYLQNPVTLGIYTFVMRYKENISGKINIVNGNTTVIY, encoded by the coding sequence ATGAAACTTAACAAATTACGATTTCAATTTTTAGTATTAGGTGTTTTATTAGGTAGCTCAAAGGGTCTATTTGGGCAATCAAGCACTTTTCAGATTGGGTTGGACTCTACTTTTATTCTTGACTTTGCTGTTGGTCCCGATTCTACCATTTTTATATTGAAAGCGAAAACAAATTTACAAAATTTTAAATTTGAAGTAGGTTTGGCAATATTAAATAAAAATGGACAGGTTATAAGAAGTAAAAAAATAGAACTCGCTGATGTATATACACTTTTACTTCATGGAAATAAAATATTAGTAAATAAGGATGGAAGCATATACTTATTCCTCCATTATAGTAAATCTGTACAATCTTGGAAAATTTTAGTATATCTAGATAAAAACTTTAATGTACTTCACAAATATAATAATTTAGTTCCAACTAATAACGGAAATCACTATTTCTCAACTGAAAGCAATGTTTTAAAATCTAGAATTTTATGGCTGCCAAACATTCCTCCTAAAGAACTAAATACTGTGATCGTTCAACACAATTTAATCGATGATAAATTTGTTTTTGAGAATTTCGAATTATCAAATAGGCAGTATGGTATAATTTTAAGAGATGCTGCATTTATTGCTGATCACTCCTATTTAATTCATGCTGAATCGCAAAATAGTAGAACAGTTCATTTCTCTTTGACAAAATTTAATAATATTTCCAAAGAGAATACAATCCATAGGTTTAACTTTGATCCATACGATATTAATTCAGACAATGATAATAATTTAATATTGTTAGGGAGGAATGCAATTGGAGAAATTATTATCGGTAAATACACGGCTGAACTTCAATTAGTTTGGTCCAAAAGAGTGAGTATTTCACAAAAGTGGTCAGATTATCTGCTTCAAAACTCACTAGTAACAGATACGGAAGGAAATATTTATCTAAATATAAAAGAATCATTACCAGAACTAAACATCGGAACCAAATTACTAAAATTAGACAAAAATGGAAATTTAATATATCACAAAATAATTCTTGACGCAACACATAAAGGTGTCAATGATGCTCAGATTTTTGACAATCATCTTTTATTTTCTCTCGGCTTAGATTTGTCTACTTTTATGAGAAAACTACCTTTATCAGGTGATGCAGATGACTGTGTAAGCATTCCCGTTTGTACAGAAATTGAAGACTTTGATGCACAATTATTCAAGACAGATTATTATTTGGTTAAAATAGGTGAAACTGTACCTACAACTGATATAGACATTACTATACTGCCTGATGAGACTGAAACCTTTCATTACTGTGAGCCTTTTTTGCCACCTAATCCTATATTTGATATTTTTTCGCACCAGTTTTGCGTAGGAGACACGCTTCTTATCGATACATCATTGGTATATAAATATGGATTATCAGAGTGGACACTTACTGTCGAAAACAACCCAAAGATCCAAGATAAAAAATATCCAGAACCATTTATTTTGGACAAATCAGGTCAATATAGTGTCCAACATAGATTAATTTTTGGTGGTTGCGAATATATTGACACTTTGCAAATAAAAGTTGTGGAGCCAATAAATGACCAACTCCCAAAAAAGATCACCATTTGCGAAAATGAAGCCAAAACACTTTCTTTACCCCAAGATTCGGCTAATGATATTTTATGGAGTGATGGCACTAACAGCAACACTTTGACCATTGTGGAAGCAGGGAATTATTCAGTAAATTATAAAGATAACAATGGTTGTATGAAAACTGAAAACATTATGTCAAATATAAAATATTTGCCGACTATCCAATTGGGTGACGATATAAATCCATGCAAAGATTCATTAGTTGTGATAAATATCCCAAAGGAAAATTACAGCCGAATTATGTGGTCCGATGGCACTGATGATAATCAAAAAGTAATAGCAAATGAAGGTCGGTATATGGTTACCATTACTAATGAATGTGGCGAAGCATCTGATGAAATTTACATAGAATATAAGGATTGCTCATCTACTTTTGAATATTCCAATATTTTCAGTCCAAATGGCGATGGCAATAATGATCAATTTGTACTTATGGGAGATAATATTTCTGAAATTAGCATTCGCTTCTATGATAGGTGGGGCAACCTAGTTTATAAGAATGATTATGAAGATGGGTCAAATATAACATGGGATGGTAAGTATTTGCAAAATCCTGTCACATTAGGTATCTATACCTTTGTAATGCGATACAAAGAAAATATAAGTGGCAAAATAAATATTGTGAACGGCAATACAACTGTTATTTATTAG
- the fumC gene encoding class II fumarate hydratase yields MSTFRKEKDSMGYIDVPADKYWGAQTQRSSDNFKIGGQKMPTEIISAFAVLKMAAAQANYDLGVLPEDKKVLIERVCTEIIEGKLDEQFPLVVWQTGSGTQSNMNLNEVIANRAHVLNGGSLDDEKKLIHPNDDVNKSQSSNDTFPTAMHIAAYKVLVDVTIPGLEILRDTLREKSEKFMNIVKIGRTHFMDATPLTLGQELSGYVSQLDHGIEAIKNTFRHLSELALGGTAVGTGLNTPKGYEVLVAQKIAEISGLPFITGKNKFEGLAAHDAIVEAHGALKTVAVSLMKIGNDIRMLASGPRCGIGELIIPENEPGSSIMPGKVNPTQSEALTMAMAQVMGNDVAINIGGMSGHFELNVFKPVMIYNFLISANLIGDACVSFNEHCAVGIEPNEPRIKFNLDNSLMLVTALNTKIGYDKAADIAKKAHKEGTTLKQAALDLGYLTSEEFDAWVRPENMI; encoded by the coding sequence ATGAGTACATTCAGAAAGGAAAAGGACAGCATGGGATATATAGATGTTCCGGCAGATAAATACTGGGGAGCGCAAACGCAGCGTTCGTCAGATAATTTTAAAATCGGAGGTCAGAAAATGCCCACTGAAATAATCAGTGCTTTTGCAGTACTCAAAATGGCTGCGGCTCAGGCTAACTATGATCTGGGTGTACTTCCTGAAGATAAAAAGGTATTAATAGAAAGAGTTTGTACTGAAATCATCGAAGGGAAATTGGATGAACAGTTTCCATTAGTTGTCTGGCAAACCGGCTCAGGAACGCAATCAAATATGAATCTGAATGAAGTGATAGCCAACAGAGCGCATGTACTGAATGGCGGTTCGCTGGATGATGAAAAAAAGTTGATTCACCCCAATGATGATGTCAATAAATCCCAATCTTCCAACGATACTTTTCCAACAGCAATGCATATTGCAGCGTACAAAGTACTGGTTGATGTGACAATACCGGGATTGGAGATTCTCAGAGATACTTTGAGAGAAAAGTCTGAAAAATTTATGAATATTGTCAAAATAGGACGAACGCATTTTATGGATGCAACTCCGTTAACATTAGGGCAGGAATTGAGCGGATATGTTTCTCAGTTGGATCATGGCATCGAAGCTATCAAAAATACATTCAGACATCTTTCTGAGCTGGCTTTGGGTGGCACCGCAGTCGGAACCGGTCTGAATACACCCAAGGGATATGAGGTTTTGGTAGCCCAAAAAATTGCCGAAATATCAGGATTGCCTTTTATCACAGGAAAAAATAAATTTGAAGGGCTTGCGGCACATGATGCGATCGTAGAAGCACACGGAGCGCTAAAGACCGTTGCGGTGTCACTCATGAAAATCGGAAATGACATCCGTATGCTGGCATCCGGGCCAAGATGCGGCATCGGTGAGTTAATCATTCCTGAAAACGAACCCGGCTCTTCGATTATGCCCGGGAAAGTCAATCCGACGCAATCAGAAGCACTTACAATGGCCATGGCTCAGGTAATGGGTAATGATGTTGCCATCAATATCGGCGGTATGAGCGGACATTTTGAATTGAATGTATTTAAGCCGGTCATGATTTACAACTTCCTGATTTCTGCCAATCTTATCGGGGATGCCTGTGTCAGTTTTAACGAACATTGTGCAGTCGGGATAGAGCCGAATGAACCACGAATCAAGTTTAATCTGGATAATTCACTCATGTTGGTCACGGCACTCAACACAAAAATCGGGTATGATAAAGCCGCTGATATTGCTAAAAAGGCACACAAAGAAGGTACAACCCTCAAGCAGGCGGCACTGGATCTGGGATATCTGACATCCGAAGAGTTTGATGCCTGGGTACGTCCTGAAAATATGATTTAA
- a CDS encoding DUF3089 domain-containing protein, which yields MGQTKGILILVGMVLILSVTACKTYKPVSGFNELPVSPVDYRDLNHWAAHPDKDDPSDNTPERIYPVQKNADVFFLHPTTYIGEKGEDQWNASITDEKLNRKTDDGTILFQASAFNHAGRVYAPRYRQAHLDVYFTKDTISALKAFDLAYQDVRNAFEVYLKDYNQGRPIVIASHSQGTNHAERLINEYFNGKRLQKQLVAAYLIGMPVAKDRFQFIAPCRDSLDTNCFISWRTFKHGHEFYKDGKGDSISVTNPLSWTTTEEFVPKSKSKGSLLRDFNKIYHELVDAQVHNGILWANKPKFKGSFFLRTKNYHVADINFYYFNIRQNAAQRVDAFIQKRNISDD from the coding sequence TTGGGACAAACAAAAGGTATTCTAATTTTAGTAGGTATGGTTTTGATCTTATCCGTGACAGCGTGTAAGACGTATAAACCTGTAAGTGGTTTTAATGAATTACCTGTTTCACCTGTAGATTACCGTGATTTGAATCATTGGGCGGCACATCCGGATAAGGATGACCCGTCTGACAATACTCCTGAAAGGATATACCCTGTCCAAAAAAATGCTGATGTATTTTTCCTGCATCCCACGACCTATATCGGCGAAAAAGGTGAAGATCAATGGAATGCGTCAATCACAGATGAAAAACTGAATCGAAAAACGGATGATGGCACCATCCTCTTCCAGGCCAGTGCTTTCAATCATGCTGGAAGAGTATATGCTCCCAGATACAGGCAGGCTCATTTGGATGTGTATTTTACGAAGGATACCATTTCAGCATTGAAAGCTTTTGATCTGGCATATCAGGATGTCAGAAATGCTTTTGAAGTATATTTGAAAGACTATAATCAGGGAAGGCCGATTGTTATTGCTTCTCATAGTCAGGGAACAAATCATGCAGAAAGATTGATTAATGAATATTTTAATGGAAAAAGATTACAAAAGCAGTTGGTTGCAGCGTATCTGATCGGAATGCCGGTTGCAAAAGACAGATTCCAATTTATTGCTCCATGCAGAGATAGTTTGGATACCAACTGTTTCATTTCATGGAGAACTTTCAAACACGGACATGAATTTTACAAAGATGGAAAAGGTGATAGTATATCGGTTACAAATCCTTTAAGCTGGACAACTACTGAAGAATTTGTACCCAAAAGCAAAAGTAAAGGATCTTTGCTCAGAGATTTTAATAAAATATATCATGAGTTGGTTGACGCTCAGGTACATAACGGAATATTATGGGCAAACAAACCGAAATTTAAAGGTAGTTTCTTTTTGAGAACAAAAAACTATCACGTAGCAGACATCAATTTTTATTATTTTAATATCCGTCAAAATGCGGCGCAAAGAGTTGATGCTTTCATTCAAAAGAGAAATATATCAGATGATTAA
- a CDS encoding superoxide dismutase: MKKYFLFVVSFFIAAIGVQVSAQYQMPKLKYNYNALEPHIDAQTMEIHYSKHHQAYLNNLNKALEGSKAASLPLEELLIAAERRGNTIRNNGGGHYNHTLFWDILSPTAAKNPDGKLAAEINKYFTSTDSLKKLLNAGATTRFGSGWVWLYVTTDKKLAVCSTPNQDNPIMDAAKEHRGIPILGIDVWEHAYYLKYQNKRGDYLGAIWNVIDWAVVGSRYNEAINNPLLKLIEKDSWLELKNFHMVMGQTFHPMEEGNLAPIRARSGEMVEKAKLLKAAKVPASFQSPAITKAIDDLVKGSESLHKLASKKGKDAKIKESLTKLHDTFHVIQGLCSDDH, translated from the coding sequence ATGAAAAAATATTTTTTATTCGTAGTTAGCTTTTTTATTGCTGCAATTGGGGTTCAAGTCTCCGCACAGTACCAGATGCCAAAATTAAAATATAACTACAACGCACTGGAGCCGCACATCGATGCGCAGACAATGGAAATACATTATTCAAAACATCATCAGGCGTATCTGAATAATCTCAACAAGGCATTGGAGGGAAGTAAGGCAGCAAGTTTACCATTAGAAGAACTACTGATAGCTGCTGAACGACGTGGTAATACAATTCGAAATAATGGTGGCGGACATTACAATCACACACTTTTCTGGGATATCCTTTCACCCACCGCAGCCAAAAATCCGGATGGAAAACTGGCTGCTGAAATCAATAAGTATTTTACATCTACAGATAGTCTTAAAAAACTGCTGAATGCAGGTGCTACAACAAGATTTGGCTCAGGTTGGGTATGGCTTTATGTAACTACAGATAAAAAATTAGCAGTTTGCTCCACTCCGAATCAGGATAACCCAATTATGGATGCTGCTAAGGAACACAGAGGAATTCCGATTCTGGGTATCGATGTTTGGGAACATGCTTACTACCTGAAGTATCAGAATAAACGAGGAGATTATCTCGGTGCTATCTGGAATGTGATAGATTGGGCAGTAGTAGGCAGCAGATATAATGAAGCAATTAATAATCCTCTGCTTAAGTTGATAGAAAAAGACTCCTGGTTGGAGTTAAAAAATTTCCACATGGTGATGGGGCAGACTTTTCATCCGATGGAAGAAGGAAACCTTGCACCGATCAGAGCAAGGTCCGGAGAGATGGTTGAAAAAGCCAAACTCTTGAAAGCAGCAAAAGTACCTGCATCATTTCAATCTCCCGCCATTACCAAAGCAATTGACGATCTGGTGAAAGGATCTGAATCACTTCATAAGTTAGCTTCAAAAAAGGGAAAAGACGCCAAAATCAAAGAAAGTCTGACTAAATTGCATGATACTTTTCATGTTATTCAGGGGTTGTGTAGTGATGATCATTGA